A section of the Neorhizobium galegae bv. orientalis str. HAMBI 540 genome encodes:
- a CDS encoding LysR family transcriptional regulator, translating into MNFKQLEIFKTIMDTGSTMAAAAQLGLSQSAISRQLASLEEEIGRELFLRDKGRLIPRPEAHLLVDEVDDVAESVARLRVKVGDVRSGAFGEALIRVAFPHSLATTMLPPILARFKADHPRVTVEILSGPYDAIERMVRGRVADLGFVRLPPEEHSFDARPLFASGTTCVMPAGHPLAAKQAIDVNDLARNDLILLGRQRVNRNELEHELRRMVPTYRCSLEVHSVETACACAAQGLGIAIVPSLIAEFFRSDALAMRPFVPDKIADYGIITMPGAPLSWTAEAFINIIKTNSGETAL; encoded by the coding sequence ATGAATTTCAAGCAACTCGAAATCTTCAAGACGATCATGGATACCGGCTCGACGATGGCAGCCGCTGCCCAACTCGGCCTGTCGCAGTCGGCGATCAGCCGCCAGCTCGCGTCGCTGGAAGAGGAGATCGGGCGCGAACTTTTCCTGCGCGACAAGGGCCGTCTGATCCCGCGGCCGGAAGCGCATCTCCTGGTCGACGAGGTGGATGATGTCGCCGAGAGCGTCGCCCGGCTGCGCGTCAAGGTCGGCGACGTCCGCTCCGGCGCCTTCGGCGAGGCGCTGATCCGGGTCGCCTTCCCGCACAGCCTTGCGACCACCATGCTGCCGCCGATCCTCGCCCGCTTCAAGGCCGATCATCCGCGCGTCACGGTGGAAATCCTGAGCGGCCCCTATGATGCGATCGAGCGGATGGTGCGCGGCCGCGTCGCCGATCTCGGCTTTGTCCGGCTGCCACCGGAGGAACATTCCTTCGACGCCCGCCCGCTCTTTGCCAGCGGCACGACCTGCGTGATGCCGGCCGGCCATCCGCTGGCCGCCAAGCAAGCGATCGACGTCAACGATCTCGCCCGCAACGACCTGATCCTGCTCGGTCGACAGCGCGTCAACCGCAACGAGCTGGAACACGAACTGCGCCGTATGGTGCCGACCTACCGCTGCAGCCTCGAAGTCCATTCGGTCGAAACGGCCTGCGCCTGCGCAGCCCAGGGCCTCGGCATCGCCATCGTGCCGTCGCTGATCGCCGAATTCTTTCGCAGCGATGCGCTCGCCATGCGGCCATTCGTGCCGGACAAGATCGCCGATTACGGGATCATCACCATGCCCGGCGCGCCGCTGTCCTGGACGGCCGAGGCCTTCATCAACATCATCAAGACGAATTCGGGCGAAACCGCGCTCTAA
- a CDS encoding acyl-CoA carboxylase subunit beta, whose translation MRAVLGEVEKRRAEARLGGGSKRIEAQHAKGKLTARERVEVLLDEGSFEEFDMYVTHRAVDFGMDSQKVAGDGVVTGWGTINGRQVYVFSQDFTVLGGSLSETHAQKICKIMDMAVRVGAPVIGLNDSGGARIQEGVASLAGYAEVFRRNAEASGVVPQISVIMGPCAGGAVYSPAMTDFIFMVRDSSYMFVTGPDVVKTVTNEIVTAEELGGAGTHTKKSSVADAAFENDIEALEAVRQLFDFLPANNREKPPVRPFHDDPARVESRLDSLIPDSAAKPYDMKELIYAIADEGDFFEIQEAYARNIITGFIRLEGQTVGVVANQPMVLAGCLDIDSSRKAARFVRFCDAFSIPILTLVDVPGFLPGVAQEYGGVIKHGAKLLFAYSEATVPMVTLITRKAYGGAYDVMASKHIGADFNYAWPTAEIAVMGAKGATEILYRSELGDTDKIAARTKEYEERFANPFVAAERGFIDEVIMPHSSRRRIARAFASLRNKQVTTHWKKHDTIPL comes from the coding sequence ATGCGAGCAGTTCTGGGTGAGGTCGAAAAGCGCCGGGCGGAGGCAAGGCTTGGCGGCGGGAGCAAGCGCATCGAGGCGCAGCATGCCAAGGGCAAGCTGACGGCCCGCGAGCGCGTCGAGGTCCTGCTCGACGAGGGCTCGTTCGAGGAGTTCGACATGTACGTGACCCACCGCGCGGTGGATTTCGGCATGGATAGCCAAAAGGTCGCGGGCGACGGCGTCGTCACCGGCTGGGGCACGATCAACGGTCGCCAGGTCTACGTCTTCTCTCAGGATTTTACGGTTCTCGGCGGCTCGCTGTCGGAAACCCACGCGCAAAAAATCTGCAAGATCATGGACATGGCCGTGCGCGTCGGCGCGCCAGTGATCGGGCTCAACGATTCCGGCGGTGCCCGTATCCAGGAAGGCGTCGCGTCGCTCGCCGGTTACGCCGAAGTTTTCCGCCGCAATGCCGAGGCCTCCGGCGTCGTGCCGCAGATTTCCGTCATCATGGGGCCCTGCGCCGGCGGCGCGGTCTATTCACCGGCCATGACCGACTTCATCTTCATGGTGCGCGACAGTTCCTACATGTTCGTCACCGGTCCGGACGTGGTGAAGACTGTCACCAACGAGATCGTCACCGCCGAAGAACTCGGCGGGGCGGGCACCCACACGAAGAAGTCGTCGGTCGCCGATGCCGCCTTCGAGAACGACATCGAGGCGCTCGAAGCCGTCCGCCAGCTCTTCGATTTCCTGCCCGCCAACAATCGCGAAAAGCCGCCGGTCCGCCCCTTCCACGACGATCCCGCCCGCGTCGAGAGCCGCCTCGACAGCCTGATCCCGGATAGCGCCGCAAAACCTTACGATATGAAGGAACTGATCTATGCGATCGCCGACGAGGGCGATTTCTTCGAGATTCAGGAAGCCTACGCGCGAAACATCATCACCGGCTTCATCCGCCTCGAAGGTCAGACGGTCGGCGTCGTCGCCAATCAGCCGATGGTGCTGGCCGGCTGCCTGGACATCGACAGCTCCCGCAAGGCGGCCCGCTTCGTGCGTTTCTGCGACGCTTTTTCGATCCCGATCCTGACGCTCGTCGATGTTCCGGGCTTCCTCCCCGGCGTCGCGCAGGAATATGGCGGCGTCATCAAGCATGGTGCCAAGCTTCTCTTTGCCTATTCCGAAGCGACTGTCCCGATGGTCACGCTGATCACGCGAAAAGCCTATGGCGGCGCCTATGACGTCATGGCCTCGAAGCATATCGGCGCCGACTTCAATTATGCCTGGCCGACAGCCGAAATTGCCGTGATGGGCGCCAAGGGAGCGACCGAGATCCTCTACCGCTCCGAACTCGGCGACACGGACAAGATCGCGGCGCGGACCAAGGAATATGAGGAGCGTTTCGCCAATCCGTTCGTGGCGGCCGAGCGCGGCTTCATCGACGAGGTGATCATGCCCCATTCGTCGCGCCGCCGCATCGCCCGGGCGTTCGCCTCGCTGCGCAACAAACAGGTGACGACGCATTGGAAGAAACACGACACGATCCCGTTGTAG
- a CDS encoding acetyl-CoA carboxylase biotin carboxylase subunit has translation MAAFKKILIANRGEIACRVIKTARKMGIATVAVYSDADAEALHVRMADEAVHIGPAPSSQSYIVIDRILEAIRKTGADAVHPGYGFLSENAAFAQALEKAGVAFIGPPVKAIQAMGDKITSKKIAAEAGVSTVPGHMGLIEDAEEAVKISASIGYPVMIKASAGGGGKGMRIAWNDTEAREGFQSSRNEAKNSFGDDRIFIEKFVDQPRHIEIQVLGDQHGTTLYLGERECSIQRRNQKVIEEAPSPFLDAATRKAMGEQAVALAKAVGYFSAGTVEFIVDGARNFYFLEMNTRLQVEHPVTELVTGIDLVEQMIRVASGEKLSFGQEDVKLDGWAIESRLYAEDPYRNFLPSIGRLTRYRPPAEGQQDDGTVVRNDTGVFEGGEISMYYDPMIAKLCTWAPDRLAAIDAMGKALDDFEVDGIGHNLPFLSAVMGHGRFRSGNITTAFIAEEFPEGFSGVHPDEAAAKKLAAIAVLVNQALQERAVQISGTIGNHRRVIGKDWVVTLAGFEEAVALETGPDGTGVGFADGTPLSVAGGWLPGQQHARFQVGGETMGVKVNLVGSAIRLRWRGMDVTARVRSPRVAELARLMPKKLPPDTSKMLLCPMPGVITSVSVKAGDAVEAGQTLATVEAMKMENVLKAERQGIVKRVAASQGQSLAVDELIMEFE, from the coding sequence ATGGCGGCGTTTAAAAAAATCCTCATCGCCAACCGTGGCGAGATCGCCTGCCGGGTCATCAAGACCGCAAGGAAGATGGGCATTGCAACGGTCGCCGTCTATTCCGATGCGGATGCAGAAGCGCTGCATGTGCGCATGGCCGACGAGGCGGTGCATATCGGCCCGGCGCCGTCCAGCCAGTCCTATATCGTCATCGACAGAATTCTCGAAGCGATCAGGAAGACCGGTGCCGATGCCGTGCATCCCGGTTATGGGTTCCTGTCGGAAAACGCTGCGTTTGCGCAGGCGCTGGAAAAGGCAGGCGTCGCCTTCATCGGCCCCCCGGTCAAAGCCATCCAGGCGATGGGCGACAAGATCACCTCGAAGAAGATCGCAGCCGAAGCCGGCGTCTCCACCGTTCCCGGCCATATGGGCCTGATCGAAGATGCCGAGGAGGCGGTAAAAATCTCCGCCTCGATCGGTTATCCTGTGATGATCAAGGCTTCGGCCGGCGGCGGCGGCAAGGGCATGCGCATCGCCTGGAACGATACCGAGGCGCGCGAGGGTTTCCAGTCCTCCCGCAACGAGGCGAAGAACTCGTTCGGCGACGACCGCATCTTCATCGAAAAGTTCGTCGACCAGCCCCGCCATATCGAAATCCAGGTGCTCGGCGACCAACACGGCACCACGCTTTATCTCGGTGAGCGTGAATGCTCGATCCAGCGCCGCAACCAGAAGGTCATTGAGGAGGCCCCGTCGCCCTTCCTCGACGCGGCAACGCGGAAAGCCATGGGCGAGCAGGCCGTCGCACTCGCGAAAGCGGTCGGTTATTTCTCGGCCGGCACTGTCGAGTTCATCGTCGACGGCGCCAGAAATTTCTATTTCCTCGAGATGAATACTCGCCTGCAGGTAGAACATCCGGTGACCGAACTCGTCACCGGCATCGATCTCGTCGAACAGATGATCCGCGTTGCGTCAGGCGAGAAACTGTCCTTCGGTCAGGAAGACGTCAAGCTGGATGGCTGGGCGATCGAAAGCCGGCTATACGCCGAGGATCCCTACCGCAACTTTCTGCCCTCGATCGGCCGGCTGACCCGCTACCGCCCGCCTGCCGAAGGCCAGCAGGACGACGGCACCGTGGTGCGCAACGATACCGGCGTCTTCGAAGGTGGCGAGATCTCCATGTATTACGACCCGATGATCGCAAAACTCTGCACCTGGGCGCCCGATCGCTTGGCGGCGATCGACGCAATGGGCAAGGCTCTCGACGATTTCGAGGTGGATGGCATCGGCCATAACCTGCCTTTCCTGTCGGCTGTCATGGGGCATGGCCGATTCCGCTCCGGAAACATCACCACTGCCTTCATCGCCGAAGAGTTCCCGGAAGGCTTTTCGGGCGTGCATCCGGACGAGGCGGCGGCAAAAAAGCTCGCCGCCATCGCCGTGCTGGTCAATCAGGCCCTGCAGGAGCGCGCGGTGCAGATTTCCGGCACGATCGGCAATCATCGCCGGGTGATCGGCAAGGATTGGGTGGTAACGCTCGCCGGTTTCGAGGAAGCCGTAGCGCTCGAAACCGGGCCTGACGGCACCGGCGTAGGCTTTGCCGACGGAACGCCGCTTTCCGTCGCCGGTGGCTGGCTTCCGGGCCAGCAACACGCCCGCTTCCAGGTCGGCGGCGAGACGATGGGCGTCAAGGTCAACCTCGTCGGCTCGGCCATCCGGCTGCGCTGGCGGGGCATGGATGTAACCGCCCGCGTCCGTTCGCCCCGCGTTGCCGAACTCGCCCGCCTGATGCCGAAAAAGCTGCCGCCGGACACTTCGAAAATGCTGCTCTGCCCCATGCCCGGCGTCATCACCTCCGTCTCGGTGAAAGCCGGCGACGCCGTCGAAGCCGGCCAGACGCTCGCCACCGTCGAGGCGATGAAGATGGAAAACGTTCTGAAGGCGGAGAGACAGGGCATCGTCAAACGCGTCGCCGCAAGCCAGGGCCAGAGCCTGGCGGTCGACGAGTTGATCATGGAGTTCGAGTAA
- the scpA gene encoding methylmalonyl-CoA mutase: protein MAEKTVKAAKAVKDWEALAEKELKASPETLVWHTPEGINVKPLYTAEDLQGIDHLDSLPGMKPFVRGPRATMYAGRPWTIRQYAGFSTAEASNAFYRRNLAGGQKGLSVAFDLATHRGYDSDHPRVEGDVGKAGVAIDSVEDMKILFDGIPLKDMSVSMTMNGAVIPILASFIVAGEEQGCSRAELSGTIQNDILKEFMVRNTYIYPPEPSMRIVADIIEYTAKEMPKFNSISISGYHMQEAGATLVQELAFTLADGREYVRAALAKGLSVDEFAGRLSFFFAIGMNFFMEAAKLRAARLLWSRIMEEFKPQKASSLMLRTHCQTSGVSLQEQDPYNNVIRTAYEALSAVLGGTQSLHTNALDEAMALPTDFSARIARNTQLILSHETGVTKVVDPLAGSYYVESLTNELAEKAWALIEEVEAMGGMTKAVADGLPKRLIEEAATRRQAAVDRGEEIIVGVNKYRLENEDEIDILAIDNSAVRKGQIKRLKEVRRQRDPKRVAAALAVLEEAAETGEGNLLQVAIEAARARATVGEISDAMRQAFGDHSAVPEVVSDIYGPAYEDDPEYKTIVSRLGSYAQTLGSKPKIMVAKLGQDGHDRGAKVIASAFGDIGFEVLAGPLFQTPEEAADLAVRQNVQVVGMSSLAAGHRTLAPQLVEALKAKGAENIIVVVGGVVPRQDYDYLIDHGVAAVFGPGTNVLDAANSIIDLLEGKRRNI, encoded by the coding sequence ATGGCCGAGAAGACCGTGAAAGCCGCAAAGGCGGTCAAGGACTGGGAAGCGCTTGCCGAGAAGGAGCTGAAGGCTTCGCCGGAGACGCTGGTCTGGCACACGCCCGAAGGCATCAATGTCAAGCCGCTTTATACCGCCGAAGACCTGCAGGGCATCGATCATCTGGATTCTCTGCCCGGTATGAAGCCCTTCGTGCGCGGGCCGCGCGCCACCATGTATGCCGGCCGGCCCTGGACGATCCGCCAATATGCCGGCTTCTCGACCGCCGAAGCCTCGAACGCCTTCTATCGCCGCAATCTCGCCGGCGGTCAGAAGGGCCTGTCGGTCGCTTTCGACCTCGCCACCCATCGCGGTTACGACAGCGACCATCCGCGTGTCGAAGGCGATGTCGGCAAGGCGGGCGTGGCGATCGACAGCGTCGAGGATATGAAGATCCTGTTCGACGGCATCCCGCTGAAGGACATGTCCGTGTCGATGACCATGAATGGCGCGGTCATCCCGATCCTCGCCTCCTTCATCGTCGCCGGCGAGGAACAGGGCTGTTCGCGGGCCGAACTGTCCGGGACCATCCAGAACGACATTTTGAAGGAGTTCATGGTCCGCAACACCTATATCTATCCGCCCGAACCCTCGATGCGGATCGTCGCCGACATCATCGAATATACGGCGAAGGAAATGCCGAAGTTCAATTCGATCTCGATATCCGGCTATCATATGCAGGAAGCGGGCGCGACGCTCGTCCAGGAACTCGCCTTCACGCTGGCCGACGGCCGGGAATATGTACGCGCTGCCCTTGCCAAGGGCCTCAGCGTCGACGAGTTCGCCGGCCGGCTGTCCTTCTTCTTCGCGATCGGCATGAACTTCTTCATGGAGGCGGCCAAGCTGCGTGCCGCCCGCCTGCTCTGGTCGCGGATCATGGAGGAGTTCAAGCCGCAGAAGGCTTCGTCGCTGATGCTGCGCACCCACTGCCAGACGTCGGGCGTGTCGCTGCAGGAACAGGACCCCTATAACAACGTCATCCGCACGGCCTACGAGGCGCTGTCGGCGGTGCTCGGCGGCACCCAGTCGCTGCACACCAATGCGCTCGACGAAGCGATGGCGCTGCCGACCGATTTTTCCGCCCGCATCGCCCGCAATACCCAGCTCATCCTCAGCCACGAGACCGGCGTCACCAAAGTCGTCGATCCGCTGGCCGGCTCCTATTATGTCGAGAGCCTGACCAATGAGCTCGCCGAAAAGGCCTGGGCCCTGATCGAGGAAGTCGAGGCGATGGGCGGCATGACCAAGGCGGTCGCCGACGGCCTGCCGAAACGGCTGATCGAGGAAGCTGCCACCCGCCGCCAGGCCGCCGTCGACCGCGGCGAGGAAATCATCGTCGGCGTCAACAAATACAGGCTGGAAAACGAGGACGAGATCGACATTTTGGCGATCGACAATTCCGCGGTCCGCAAAGGCCAGATCAAGCGGCTGAAGGAGGTTCGCCGTCAGCGGGATCCGAAGCGGGTAGCGGCGGCCCTCGCCGTCCTGGAGGAGGCCGCGGAAACCGGCGAGGGAAACTTGCTGCAAGTGGCGATCGAGGCGGCCCGCGCCCGCGCCACCGTCGGTGAAATCTCCGATGCGATGCGGCAGGCCTTCGGCGATCATTCCGCCGTGCCGGAAGTGGTCAGCGATATCTATGGACCCGCTTACGAGGATGATCCGGAATACAAGACGATCGTCTCGCGGCTTGGCAGCTACGCTCAAACGCTTGGAAGCAAGCCGAAGATCATGGTCGCCAAACTCGGCCAGGACGGACATGACCGCGGCGCCAAGGTGATCGCGTCGGCCTTCGGCGATATCGGCTTCGAGGTTCTCGCCGGCCCCCTGTTCCAGACGCCGGAGGAGGCGGCCGACCTCGCGGTCAGGCAAAACGTCCAGGTGGTCGGCATGTCGTCGCTCGCGGCCGGTCACAGGACCCTTGCACCCCAGCTTGTCGAAGCGCTGAAGGCAAAAGGCGCCGAAAACATCATCGTCGTGGTCGGCGGCGTCGTGCCGCGGCAGGATTACGACTACTTGATAGACCACGGTGTCGCCGCCGTCTTCGGCCCAGGCACCAACGTGCTTGATGCCGCAAACTCGATCATCGACCTCCTGGAGGGCAAGCGCCGCAATATCTGA
- a CDS encoding sugar-binding transcriptional regulator, with translation MEYRELMVRAAWLYHVESLTQQQIAERMNITRRRVNEILSEALEAGVVRISFDSVLAESVELEAKLRKRFGLQDAVVVLTPTEPALLHSVLGRGAAGFLGRLIQTQKPASIGVGWGSTLRETIQHIPSLNEPQIKVRSMMGGLTQGSEINTFEIVRGFAQVLNAQCRYFVAPIYAESPESRDAIISQAVFQRTFKQICEVDVAYLSVGDVSQQSLQVRYGLPEGMTEQILRQAGAVGDLMGRYLDAAGKEIDHPLNRQVLAPEMEDFRRIGCRIVASGGPHKHKILQAVAQNGLINVLITDADSAKAMLAAK, from the coding sequence ATGGAATATCGTGAGCTGATGGTGCGGGCCGCGTGGCTCTATCACGTAGAAAGCCTTACCCAGCAGCAGATCGCCGAACGGATGAACATCACGCGGCGGCGGGTCAACGAGATCCTCTCGGAGGCGCTGGAAGCAGGCGTGGTCAGGATCAGCTTCGATTCCGTGCTGGCCGAAAGCGTCGAGCTGGAGGCGAAATTGCGCAAGCGATTCGGCCTGCAGGATGCGGTCGTGGTGCTGACGCCGACGGAGCCGGCGCTTCTGCATTCGGTGCTCGGACGCGGGGCCGCCGGCTTTCTCGGCCGGTTGATCCAGACGCAGAAACCTGCATCGATCGGCGTCGGCTGGGGCTCGACGCTGCGCGAGACGATCCAGCACATCCCATCGCTCAACGAGCCGCAGATCAAGGTGCGGTCGATGATGGGCGGACTGACGCAGGGCTCCGAAATCAACACGTTCGAGATCGTGCGCGGCTTTGCGCAGGTGCTGAACGCCCAGTGCCGCTATTTCGTGGCGCCGATCTATGCCGAGAGCCCGGAATCGCGCGATGCGATCATTTCGCAGGCGGTGTTCCAGAGGACGTTCAAACAGATCTGCGAGGTGGATGTCGCTTACCTCAGCGTCGGCGACGTGTCGCAGCAGTCGCTGCAGGTGCGCTACGGCCTGCCGGAAGGCATGACCGAGCAGATCCTCAGACAAGCAGGCGCGGTCGGCGACCTGATGGGCCGTTATCTCGACGCTGCGGGCAAGGAGATCGATCATCCGTTGAACCGCCAGGTGCTGGCCCCCGAAATGGAGGATTTTCGCCGCATCGGCTGCCGCATCGTCGCCTCGGGCGGGCCGCACAAGCACAAGATCCTGCAGGCGGTGGCGCAGAACGGGCTGATCAACGTGCTGATTACCGATGCCGACAGCGCCAAGGCGATGCTGGCGGCGAAATAG
- a CDS encoding extracellular solute-binding protein: MASTYVKSITGLLAAGALLVGATGATAADRVKIEWWYAISGKLGDTVQQLISDFNKSQDKYELVGTFKGNYEETMAAMVAAYRVNQQPAILQSAERGFMTMLNSGAVIPVDQLMAKQGYKIDWNDFVKPVAGFYIVNGKPAALPFNSSTPILWYNADAFKAAGFDAPSDTWQGLEKQLYALKEKKITDCSMALPGDFQWSLIENYSAINNYPFATKANGYAGLDTEFVYNKTGVVGQVARLKKWVDDGVLKIAGQGVAPISLFTSGTCATIINSTASHSGVEADAKFKWSAAVMPHEEGADVRNGTIGGASLWAVKGKSEEVQAGVAAFFNFVAQPETQEWWSKATGYVPVTNAAYQKMKAEGYFKDHPTREIALEQLSRGEPTDNSRGFRFGNHNQSTAILIEEIQAVWTGKKTPQEALDSSVKRGNEILRQYEKLHAGK; encoded by the coding sequence ATGGCTTCGACATATGTGAAATCGATAACCGGCCTTCTTGCCGCCGGCGCGCTGCTGGTGGGCGCGACGGGTGCGACTGCCGCCGACCGAGTCAAGATCGAATGGTGGTATGCGATCTCCGGCAAGCTCGGCGATACTGTCCAGCAGCTGATCTCCGACTTCAACAAGTCGCAGGACAAGTACGAGCTCGTCGGCACGTTCAAGGGCAATTACGAAGAGACCATGGCGGCCATGGTCGCCGCATACCGCGTCAATCAGCAGCCGGCTATCCTCCAGTCTGCCGAGCGCGGGTTCATGACCATGCTGAATTCCGGCGCCGTCATCCCGGTCGATCAACTGATGGCCAAGCAAGGCTACAAGATCGACTGGAATGATTTCGTCAAGCCGGTCGCAGGCTTCTACATCGTCAACGGCAAGCCGGCGGCGCTTCCCTTCAACTCGTCGACGCCGATCCTCTGGTACAATGCCGATGCCTTCAAGGCCGCCGGCTTCGACGCGCCGTCCGACACCTGGCAAGGTCTCGAAAAGCAGCTTTATGCGCTGAAGGAAAAGAAGATCACCGATTGCTCGATGGCATTGCCGGGTGATTTCCAGTGGAGCCTGATCGAGAACTATTCGGCGATCAACAACTATCCCTTCGCTACCAAGGCCAATGGGTATGCCGGCCTCGACACCGAATTCGTCTACAACAAGACCGGCGTCGTCGGCCAGGTTGCCCGTCTCAAGAAGTGGGTGGATGACGGCGTGCTGAAAATCGCCGGCCAGGGCGTCGCCCCGATCAGCCTTTTCACCTCTGGCACCTGCGCCACGATCATCAACTCCACCGCCAGCCATTCCGGTGTCGAAGCCGATGCCAAGTTCAAGTGGAGCGCTGCGGTCATGCCGCATGAGGAAGGCGCCGATGTCAGGAACGGCACGATCGGCGGCGCCTCGCTCTGGGCGGTCAAGGGCAAGTCGGAAGAGGTTCAGGCCGGTGTCGCCGCCTTCTTCAACTTCGTCGCCCAACCCGAGACCCAGGAATGGTGGAGCAAGGCGACCGGCTACGTTCCGGTCACCAATGCCGCCTATCAGAAGATGAAGGCTGAGGGTTATTTCAAGGATCATCCGACCCGCGAAATCGCCCTCGAGCAGCTGTCGCGCGGCGAGCCGACCGACAATTCCCGTGGCTTCCGCTTCGGCAACCACAACCAGTCGACCGCTATCCTGATCGAAGAAATTCAGGCCGTCTGGACCGGCAAGAAGACCCCGCAGGAAGCGCTCGACAGTTCCGTCAAGCGCGGCAACGAAATCCTGCGCCAGTACGAGAAGCTCCATGCCGGCAAGTGA
- a CDS encoding ABC transporter permease subunit has translation MPASDAIMMRSEGVATRSRLPLRRSLSSLVGTSEAGLKASHFRRPWLAAGLLAPQLLILLFFFFIPTWKALSLAFVQVDPFGGTMIFVGFENFTALFSSPEYRDSAILTLWFTVVQCIATLVIAGLLAFATDNVMRGRAIYKGVILLPYAIAPAISGVLWAFLFNPTVGPLAQMLHELGIAWDPNRRPFDALLLVSVAAVWKHVCYDYIFLVAAFLAVPASVMEAAAIDGARPVRRFLTVTLPMAAPTIFFLIVMNFVYGLFETFGIIDTVTRGGPAGSTNTLVYKVYQDGFRQLDLGSSAAQSVILMAIAVLFTILQFRAVERKVNYQV, from the coding sequence ATGCCGGCAAGTGATGCCATCATGATGAGGAGCGAGGGCGTGGCGACCCGCTCTCGTTTACCCTTGCGGCGGAGCCTGAGTTCCCTCGTCGGGACGTCGGAAGCGGGGCTGAAGGCCTCGCATTTCCGGCGGCCCTGGCTGGCCGCCGGCCTGCTCGCGCCGCAGCTGCTGATCCTGCTCTTTTTCTTTTTCATCCCCACCTGGAAGGCTCTGTCGCTCGCCTTCGTGCAGGTGGATCCCTTCGGCGGCACAATGATCTTCGTCGGCTTTGAGAATTTCACCGCCCTGTTTTCGAGCCCCGAATATCGCGACAGCGCCATCCTCACGCTATGGTTCACGGTGGTGCAATGTATCGCCACGCTCGTCATCGCCGGCCTGCTCGCCTTTGCCACCGATAACGTCATGCGCGGCCGGGCGATCTACAAAGGCGTCATCCTTCTGCCTTATGCGATCGCCCCGGCGATATCCGGCGTACTCTGGGCTTTCCTGTTCAACCCGACCGTCGGCCCGCTCGCCCAGATGCTGCATGAGTTGGGGATCGCCTGGGACCCGAACCGCCGGCCGTTCGACGCGCTGCTGCTGGTCTCGGTCGCGGCGGTCTGGAAACATGTCTGCTACGACTACATCTTCCTCGTCGCGGCCTTCCTCGCCGTGCCGGCTTCGGTGATGGAAGCGGCCGCGATCGACGGCGCCCGTCCGGTCCGCCGCTTCCTCACGGTGACGCTGCCGATGGCGGCGCCGACCATCTTCTTCCTGATCGTCATGAATTTCGTCTACGGCCTGTTCGAGACCTTCGGCATCATCGACACGGTAACCCGCGGCGGTCCCGCCGGCAGCACCAACACGCTGGTCTACAAGGTTTACCAGGACGGTTTCCGCCAACTCGACCTCGGCTCGTCCGCCGCCCAGTCGGTGATCCTGATGGCGATTGCCGTGCTCTTCACCATTCTGCAGTTCCGCGCCGTCGAGCGCAAAGTCAATTATCAGGTGTGA
- a CDS encoding ABC transporter permease subunit codes for MVERHTGLSIFCHVVLLIGAAIVCMPLYFAFVAGSLTVGEVQQVPFPLVPGGHFVENTVLAWNEGQFSRLYVNSVIVTVGIVVGKLTVSLIAGFAVTYFRFPFRMTAFWLIFISLMLPVEVRIIPTYEAVADAGGPLRSLFEAIGLTGFIADRTGYQLDAALQWNMINSYGGLILPLIASASATFLFRQFFLTVPDELCEAAKLDGAGPLKFFWDVLLPLSRANIAALSIILFLYGWNQYLWPLLFTTEKAMSTAMIGLKDLIPVADAQPAWNIAMAASFFVMAPPALVILLMQRWFTKGLVDSSK; via the coding sequence ATGGTTGAACGTCACACGGGCCTGTCGATCTTCTGCCACGTCGTTCTACTGATAGGCGCGGCAATCGTCTGCATGCCGCTCTATTTCGCCTTCGTCGCCGGTTCGCTGACGGTTGGCGAGGTGCAGCAGGTGCCGTTTCCGCTGGTTCCAGGCGGCCATTTCGTCGAGAACACCGTCCTTGCCTGGAACGAAGGCCAGTTCAGCCGGCTCTACGTCAATTCCGTCATCGTCACGGTCGGCATTGTCGTCGGCAAGCTGACGGTCTCGCTGATAGCCGGTTTCGCGGTCACCTATTTCCGCTTTCCCTTCCGCATGACCGCTTTCTGGCTGATCTTCATCTCGCTGATGCTGCCGGTCGAAGTGCGCATCATCCCGACCTACGAGGCGGTGGCCGATGCCGGCGGGCCGCTGCGGTCGCTGTTCGAGGCGATCGGCCTGACGGGCTTCATTGCCGACAGGACCGGCTATCAGCTCGACGCGGCGCTGCAATGGAACATGATCAACAGTTATGGCGGCCTCATCCTGCCGCTGATCGCCTCGGCATCCGCGACCTTCCTGTTCCGCCAGTTCTTCCTGACCGTACCGGACGAGCTCTGCGAGGCCGCCAAGCTCGATGGCGCCGGGCCGTTGAAATTCTTCTGGGATGTGCTCCTGCCGCTGTCGCGCGCCAATATCGCGGCGCTGTCGATCATTCTGTTCCTCTACGGCTGGAACCAGTATCTCTGGCCGCTCCTCTTCACCACCGAAAAGGCGATGTCGACGGCGATGATCGGATTGAAGGATCTGATCCCGGTCGCCGACGCCCAGCCGGCCTGGAACATCGCAATGGCCGCTTCCTTTTTTGTGATGGCGCCGCCGGCTCTCGTCATCCTTCTGATGCAACGCTGGTTCACCAAGGGCCTGGTGGATTCCAGCAAATAG